The stretch of DNA CGCCCCCACGCGGGTGGCGCGGTAGACGAGGCCGCCCTTGCCGTTGACGGTGCCGGCGCTCACCTCGTCGCCCTCGGCCTTGGCCACGGGAACGGGCTCGCCGGTCAGCATCGACTCGTCGATGTGGCTCTGCCCCTCGGTCACCTCGCCGTCCACCGGCAGGCGCTCGCCGGGGCGCACGCGGATGTGGTCGCCCTGGCGGACCTCGTCGATGTCGACCTCGTGCTCCTCGCCGTCGCGGATCACCCGGGCGGTGCGGCTCTGCAGGTCGAGCAGGCGCTTCAAGGCCTCGCTGGTGCGCCCCCGGGCGCGCAGCTCCAGGGCGTTGCCCAGCAGCACCAGGCCGATGACCATCGCCGAGGCCTCGAAGTAGATGCCCCTTGCCACCTCGGGCAGCCAGGGGGCGAAGCCCACCACCACCATGGAGTAGAGCCAGGCGGTGCCGGTGCCCATGGCGATGAGGGTGTCCATGTTGGCCTGGTGGTGGCGGAGGTTCTTCCAGGCGTTGGCGAAGAAGTGGCGACCCGGATAGGCCATCACCGCCAGCGTCAGCAGGCCGATCACCAGCCAGTAGAGGCGGCCTCCGCCCACCGGCTGGGGGTGGTAGACGAACATGCTGGCCATCAGCGGCACGGCCAGCGCAAGCGACAGCAGGCTGCCCCTGAGGCGTTCTCGATAGGTCTGCTCGTCCTTGCGCGCCCGGGTCTCCTCCGCCTCGCGCATGTCGACGATGGGCTCGGCGCCATAGCCCACGTCCTGCACGGCGCGCACCAGGGCGTCCGGGTCGGCGCTGCCGCGCACCTGGGCGGTGTGGGTGCCGAAGTTGACCTCCGCGCTGACCACCCCCGGCGTCCGCTCGAGGGCCTGCTGGACGCTCTTCACGCAGCTGGCGCAGGTCATGCCGCTGATCGAGAAGCGTCGCGTGGTCGGCCGCTGCTCTCCACCCGGCTCGTCGCTCGCGGCAGGAGGCTGGGGCGCCTCCGGCGCGACGTTGTCGGGCGTCTCGGCCTGGCGGGAGGCGTCCGCCTCGGCGTGAGTCTCGTCGTCACCGTCGCGCTCGCCGGGCGGGTAGCCGGCATCAATGAGCGCCTCGTCCAGCTCGGTCGCCGAGAGGAGGGTGGTGACCTCGAGTCGCTTCTCGGCCGGGGTGCCGACCACCTCGGCGTCGGGATCCCGTGCCTGGATGGCCTTGCGCATGCTGGCCACACAGCCTTGGCAGCTCATGCCGGGGATCTGGCGTCTCCGGGATGCCGGTGTCGGCGTGGCCTCGTCCTCCGCGGGCGGATAGCCCGCCTCGCGCAGCAGGGCGTCCAGGGTCTCACCGTCCAGCTCGGTGGCGACGTCCAGGCGTTTCTCGTCTGGGGTGCCCGTGACCTCGGCCCCCTCGTCCCGGACCTGGATGGCCCGGCGCATCGTGGCCACGCAGCCCTGGCAATTCATGCCGGGGACCTGGCGCTCGAAGGTGTGTCTGGCGGTCATTGGACCTCCTTGCCGGCGTCGACGTCGGCGTTGAGCGGTTCGGGAAAGCTCTCGATCAGGCGGCAGAGGCTGTGGCCGTCCGGCGTGCCGTCGGGCATCTTTTCCCAGGCCGCCAGGGCCTGCTCCATGCGGGAGGCCAGCGCCTCCAGCTCGGCGATCCGCTCCCGGATCTGAGGCAGTCGACCGGCCAGCAGGTCGCGCACCATCGGGCAGGGCGAATCGCCATGGTCGGCATGGTCGAGGATGTCGCGGATCTCGGCCACGCCGAACCCCAGGGTGCGGGCGCGCTGGATGAAGCGCAGCCGGTCCAGGTCGGCCTGCCCGAACAGCTGGTAGCCGTTCTCGGGGTGGCGCTCGGGATGCAGCAGCCCCTCGCGGGTGTAGTGGCGCACGGTCTCGGCGGTGACGCCGGCCAGGCGGGCGAGTTCGCTGACCTTCATCGACAGGTCTCCAGTGGATGTCATGCTGATAGTGTAAAACCCTTGGGTTACCCATAGGTCAAGGCAGGATGGTGGCCGGCCGGCTCCGGGGGTCGCATGTTGGCTAAGGTCATGAAAGATAAGAAATTAAAACGGCCGTGCGACCAAAGTATTAGCATTTTTTGCTTTCAAACGGTCGTTTGTACTTGATCCCGGGTGGGGGATTCGCAAACACTGGCCTGGACCTGACCGCCCTGCGGCAAGAACGACAACAATCCTTCACCAGGAATAGGGATGCCTCGCCATATGCCCACCACGTTCAACAAGCTGACCGTTGCCATCGCCCTCGCCTCCACCGCGCTGATCGCCAGCCAGGCCGCCGCCTCTGGCTTCCAGGTCCGTGAGCAGAGCGCCAAGACCCTGGCCAACGCCCTGTCCAACGCCGCCGCCGGCGCCGAGGACGCCAGCTTCATGGCCTACAACCCGGCCGCCATCGGCAACATCGACGGCAACCAGGTGGCCGGTGGGGTGGCCTATATCGAGGCCGACTTCGAACTGCAGGATGCCTCGGCCTCCAACGCCTTGACCTCTTATGGCGAGAACCAGTCCGGCCAGGGCGGCGAGACGGCCGTGGTGCCGAGCTTCGCCGCCAAGACCCAGCTCAACGACCGCTTCGACCTGGGGCTGGCCATCTATGCGCCCTATGGGCTCTCCACCAAGTACGACCAGGAGTGGATCGGCCGCTACCACGCCGTGGAGACCGAGCTGACCACCATCGACTTCCAGCCGACCCTGAACTACCGGGCCTCCGAGCGGTTGAACCTGGCCGTCGGCCTGCGGGCCCAGTATGCCGATGCGACGCTCTCCAACTCACTCGACCTAGCCTCAATAGGGGCATCACAGGCCTCTGGCGCTGAGGCTGCATTCCTGGCCACTCAGGCTGGGCAGGCCGATGGTTTTGCCGAGGTTACGGGCGATGATTGGGGGTATGGCTATACGCTGGGCGCGCTCTTCCAGGTCACCGACAGGACGCGGCTGGGTGCGAGCTACCGCTCCGAGATCGACCTGACATTGGAAGGTGATGCACGCTTTAGCTCAGACAATCCCGTTGGTCAGGACGTCCTTGCGGACACTCAGGACGCGGATACGTTTACAAACGGAGGGGGGGCGGCGGAGCTGACGACGCCGGCCAACCTGAACCTGGGGGTCTACCACCAGCTGACCGATCGGCTGGCGCTGATGGCCAACGCCGAGTGGACCGAGTGGAGCAGCTTCGACGAGCTGACCGTCGAGTTCGAGGACAGCACCCCCGACAGCACCACCACCGAGAACTGGGACGATACCTGGGCCTTCTCGGTGGGGGCCAACTACGCGCTGACCCCGCAGTGGCTGCTGCGCGCGGGCCTCGGCCTCGACGAGAGCCCGATCCCGAGTGCCGAGTACCGCACCCCGCGGGTGCCGGACAACGATCGTCGCTGGGCGACTCTGGGCGCCACCTGGATGCCCACGCCCGAGCTCGGCGTCACTGCCGGCTACATGCACGTCTTCGCCAACGATGCCGACATCGACCAGGACGGCAACAAGGAAGAGAACGCGACCAAGGGTAGCCTGAACGGCACCTACGAGATCGAGGCGGACGTCTTCGCCCTCTCGGTGGACTATCGCTTCTGACGCCGGCCCATCCGGCGGCACCTCGAGACCCGGCTTCGGCCGGGTCTCGTCGTGTGGGGCCGGGCGCTCAGGGTGGATGCGAGCTTGGGCCGGTTTCGCTACAATGGCCGACTTTCCGGGCCGCCGGGCCCCTGGCGTTGCGCCAGCGCCGCGGCGGCCGTCTTTCCACTGCAGATTCAGGCGAGCGAGCCCATGCTGGAAACCAACCCCATCCATAGCCTCATCAAGGACCTGTCCGAACGGACAGACGTCCTGAGGGGGTATCTTTGACTATGCCGAGAAGAAGGATCGGCTAGAGGAAGTCACCCGCGAGCTGGAGGACCCGGAGGTCTGGAACGACCCGGACTATGCCCAGAAGCTCGGCAAGGAGCGGGCGACGCTGGAGACCATCGTCGCCACCATTGACGAGCTCGACCAGGGCCTGGGCGACAGCCGTGACCTGCTGGAACTGGCCGAGATGGAGGAGGACGAGGGCACCGTCGCCGAGGTCCAGAAGGAACTCGACGGCATGCAGGCCAACCTCGAGAAGCTCGAGTTCCGGCGCATGTTCTCCGGTGAGATGGACGAGAACAACGCCTACCTCGACATCCAGGCCGGCTCCGGCGGCACCGAGGCCCAGGACTGGGCCAACATGCTGCTGCGCATGTACCTGCGCTGGGCCGAGCATCACGGCTTCAAGGCCGAGATCATCGAGGTCTCCGCCGGCGAGGTGGCGGGCATCAAGTCGGCCTCGGTGCACGTCCAGGGCGACTACGCCTTCGGCTGGCTGCGTACCGAGACCGGCGTGCACCGGCTGGTGCGCAAGAGCCCCTTCGACTCCGGCGGTCGCCGCCACACCTCGTTCGCCTCGGTGTTCCTGTCGCCGGAGGTGGATGACAGCTTCGAGGTCGAGATCAATCCCTCGGACCTGCGCGTCGACACCTACCGCTCCAGCGGGGCCGGCGGTCAGCACGTCAACACCACCGACTCCGCCGTGCGCATCACCCACGAGCCCACCGGGATCGTGGTGGCCTGCCAGAGCCAGCGCAGCCAGCACGCCAACCGCGACTTCGCCATGAAGCAGCTCAAGGCGAAGCTGTGGGAACACGAGATGCAGAAGCGCAACGCGGCCAAGCAGGAGGCCGAGGACTCCAAGGCCGATATCGGCTGGGGCAGCCAGATCCGTTCCTACGTGCTGGATGACCAGCGCATCAAGGACCTGCGCACCGGCGTGCAGTCGAGCAACTGCGACAAGGTGCTGGACGGCGACCTGGACCAGTTCATCGAAGCCAGCCTGAAACAGGGCCTTTGACCCCTTGCCTTGCCGTGCACCGGGCGCTCCGCGTCCGGTGCACGGCTCGACGCCCACTCTTTCACAGGTAGCGACATGGCCAACCCGGATTCACCGCAGAACGACGAGAACCGCCTGATCGCCGAGCGCCGTGCCAAGCTGGCCGCGCGCCGCGAGCGCGCCGCCGGCACCGGCGAGAGCGCCTTTCCCAACGATTTCCGCCGCGACAGCCTGGCGGCCGAACTGGTCGACGAGCTCGGCGACCGGGACAAGGCCGAGCTGGAGGCGCTGGGACGCCCGGCCGCCGTGTCCGGGCGGATCATGCGCAAGCGCGGGCCCTTCATCGTCATCCAGGATCCCTCCGGCACGATCCAGCTCTACGTCGACAAGAAGGGGCTGCCGGCCGAGGTGCTGGACGACGTCAAGGGCTGGGACATCGGCGACATCGTGGCCGGCCGCGGTCCGGTGCACAAGTCGGGCAAGGGCGATCTCTACGTGATGATGGAAGAGGCCAGGCTGCTCACCAAGAGCCTGCGTCCGCTGCCCGACAAGTTCCACGGCCTGACCGACATGGAGGCGCGCTACCGCCAGCGCTACGTCGACCTGATCATGAACCCGGACTCGCGTCGGGTCTTCGAGGCCCGGGCCGGGGTGATCAGCGCCATGCGCCGCTTCTTCGAGGATCGCGGCTTCATGGAGGTCGAGACGCCGATGCTCCAGCCGATTCCCGGCGGCGCCACGGCCCGGCCCTTCGTCACCCATCACAATGCGCTGGACATCGACATGTACCTGCGCATCGCGCCGGAGCTCTATCTCAAGCGCCTGGTGGTAGGCGGCTTCGAGCGGGTCTTCGAGATCAACCGCAACTTCCGCAACGAGGGGCTCTCCACCCGGCACAACCCCGAGTTCACCATGATCGAGTTCTATCAGGCCCATGCCAACCACCATGACCTGATGGACCTCACCGAGGAGATGCTGCGCAGCGTGGCCGAGAAGGTGCTGGGTACCACGACCGTGGTCAACACCGTGCGCAATGCCGAGGGCGAGGTGCTGGAGACCTTCGAGTACGACTTCGGCCAGCCGCTGCGCCGGATCACCGTCTTCGACGCCATCCTCGAGTTCAACCCCGACATCCACGCCGAGGCCCTGGCCGACGAGGCGGCCGCCCGCCAGATCGCCGAGCGCCTGGACATCGACGTTAAGGATGGCTGGGGACTGGGCAAGATCCAGATCGAGATCTTCGAGAAGACCGTCGAGCATCGCCTCCAGCAGCCGACCTTCATCACCGAGTACCCCACCGAGGTGAGTCCCCTGGCCCGGCGCAAGGACAGTGATCCCTTCGTCACCGAGCGCTTCGAGTTCTTCGTCGGCGGCCGCGAGATCGCCAACGGCTTCTCGGAGCTCAACGACGCCGAGGACCAGGCCGAGCGATTCCGGGCCCAGGCCGAGGAGAAGGAGGCCGGAGACCTCGAGGCGATGTACTACGACGCCGACTACGTTCGTGCCCTGGAGTTCGGGCTGCCGCCCACCGCCGGCGAGGGCATCGGCATCGACCGTCTGGTGATGCTGTTCACCGACAGCGCCTCGATCCGCGACGTCCTGCTGTTCCCCGCCATGCGCCCCGAGGCGGAGTGAGCGGGGCGGCCGGCCACGGCGAGGGCGGAAGTGTTGGTAAGGGGCGCCGCGAGCGCCCATAATGGTCACCGTTTCGATGTCGAGGAGACCGTGATGAAACTGCTCAACCGCTCCGCCCTGAGCGTCAGGCCGACCCGGCATTTCGTGGACTGGATCAATGCCCTGGAACCCACCATGGACGGGGACGACCTGACCCTGGCCGACGTCGAACGCGAAAGCACCGTCTACCTGATCCCGGAGATGGACACGCCGGAGGCCCTGGAGGGCTTCGTGCGCGAGCGCTTCCTCGAGATCCTCGAGACCGAGCTGCGCGCCTGGGAAGAGGACGAGCGCCAGTGGCCGGAGGCCCTGGACTGGACGCTCTTCCAGCGCTTCCTGCAGGTCGAGCACAGCTACCTGGCCATCGACCTGGACAACGAGGCCGCACTGGAGATCTCCGAGGTGGACGACGCCCTCCTCCTGGAGACCGACCAGGACTGACGCGCCTGTCGTGCTGCTGTCCCCGCGACGGCGACCTCGAGAAACCGGCTTCGGCCGGTTTCCGCTTTGACGGACCCTGATTGACGGAAACAGGATGAGTCGACTCTTCGCGACCCGTCCCGGCGACGACGGCCTGCCGGGACCGGAGCGGCGCCTGGCCGTGCTGGCGCTGATCCTCGGGACCCTGATGGCGGTGGTGGACACCACCATGGTCAACATCGCGCTGCCCACCATCGCCGCCGACCTCGAGGCCTCCCCCTCGCGGGTGGTCTGGGTCACCAACCTCTTCCAGGTCGTCTGTGCCGCCTTCCTGCTGATCTTCGCCGCCCTGAGCGAGCGGGTCGGCCGCTACCGCCTCTACACGGCCGGGGTGGGCCTGTTCACCCTGGCCGCCCTCGGCAGCGCCCTGTCGCCCGACCTGGAGACCCTGCTGCTGTTCCGCGCCCTGCAGGGGCTCGGGGCGGCGGCCACCCTGTCCATCGGGCCATCGCTCTATCGTTCGATCTTTCCCTCGCGGCTGCTCGGCAGCGCGCTGGGGCTCTCCGCCCTGGTGGTGGCCGGCGGCTATGCGGCGGGCCCGGCCATCGGTGGCCTGATGCTGTCTGTGGCCAGCTGGCCGTTGCTCTTTGCCCTGCATGTTCCCCTGGGGCTCTGTGCCGCCAGCCTGGCCTGGCGGGCGCTGCCCCGGGAGGCGGGGCGCCGTGAGGACTTCGACTGGCGCGGGGCGCTCTTCTCGGTGGCCATGATGGCCGGACTCTTCATCGGCCTCGATGGCGCCGGCCATGGCGTACCGGGCGGGGAGGTGCTCGCCTGGCTGGGGGTGAGTGTCGCGGCGGGCGTGCTCTTCCTGCGCCGCCAGCGGCGGGCACGCCACCCCCTGCTGCCACTCTCGCTGTTCACGGAGCGGCGCTTCTCGCTGGCGGTGTCCGCGTCGGGGCTCGCCTTCGTGGGCCAGGGGCTGGCCTTCGTGGCCCTCTCCTTCCTCTATCAGCAGGAGATGGGGTTCACGCCGCTCCAGACCGCCTGGATGTTCACCCCCTGGCCGCTGGCGATCATGGTGGTGGGGCCGCTGGCCGGCCGGCTGGCGGACCGGGTCAATCCCAGCCTGCTCTCCAGTGCCGGCCTGGTGCTGCTGCTGTTGGGCCTGGCCGCCCTGGCCGGGCTGGATGCCGAGGCCGAGGTGGCCGACAGCCTGTGGCGCACGGCGCTCTGCGGGCTGGGCTTCGGCCTCTTCCAGCCACCCAACAATCGCGAGATGATGGCCAGCGTTCCCCATGAGCGCAGTGCCCGGGCCTCCGGCGTGATGAGTACCACCCGCACGGTGGGGCAGTCCCTCGGGGTCGCCCTGGTCGGGGCCTTCCTGGCGGCCGGTGCCCCGGTGCAGGCGACGCTCTGGGCGGGGGCCGGGGCCTGCGTGCTGTCCCTCGCGGCGAGCCTTGCGCGGGTCGGCCTGGCCGGGCGGGCGCAGCGAGAGGCGCGTCGTGCCCGGACCTAGCGGACGTCGTCGGACCCGGGCGGAAGGCGTACAATGGCACCCTCACACACCCATCATCGAGACGTCGACATGAGCACCCAGGACACTATCGAAGACAAGCTCAAGGCCCTAGAGCCCGACTTCCTGGCGGTGGAGAACGAGAGCCACCGGCACAACGTGCCGCCGAACTCCGAGACCCACTTCAAGGTCACCCTGGTCGCTCGCCGCCTCGAGGGGCTGATGCCGGTCAAGCGTCACCAGCAGATCTATGCGCTGCTCGCCGATGAGCTGGCAGGCCCGGTCCATGCCCTGGCCCTGCACCTCTTCACGCCCGAGGAGTGGGAGGCCAGCGGCCGGTCGCGTCCCGATTCCCCCGACTGCCGGGGCGGCGGCGCGTCGTGACCCCCGAGCCCCAGCGCCTGCAGTACCTGGAGGCCATGGGCCTGACGGCCTGGGTCTCGCGCTACCGCCTGCCCAATGCCCTGCCCACGCAGGAAGCCGAGTGGGAGGAGCCCGCGTCCCGGGACGCGGCGCCCCGGGCGCCGGGCGAGCGCCTGCATGCGCTGGTCGACGAGGTCGCGGAGGCGCGGGCCACCGCGCCCCGCGAGGCCCCCGCCGACCCGGAGCCGCGCCATCGTCCGCCGGCCGGCCCCGGCAAGGCGCGCGCTCTGCTCGGTGACATGGCGCCCGCCGCCGAGGAGGCCGCCTCCGACCAGTCGGTCGCCACGCGCCCGACGACGGCCCCCGGGGAGGCGCTGCGCTTCACCCTGCAGGTGGCGTGTCTGGATGGCCGCTGGCTGATCCTGCTGCCCCGGGAGGCGTCCCCCGGTGCCTCGGAGGCGCGTCTGCTGCGCCACCTGCTGCAGGCCGCCGGCGTGGTGCCCGAGCAGATGCCGCCCTTCGAGGCCTTTCGCTGGCCCCAGGTGGAGGGGCTGCCGGTGGAGGCGCCCCTCGAGGAGGCCGGGGAGGGGCTCCAGGCCTTCCTGGCCGGCCGCCGGCGGCGGGGCTGGGTGCCGGAACGGCTGCTGGTGTTCGGCCATGACGCGGTGCTCGACGACCTGCTGGGCCTGGCTGAGGGCCACTGCCCGCTGCTGGCGCTGCCGGCCTGGCAGGGGCCCGACCTGGGCGAGCTGGAGGGCAGCGCCGAGGCCAAGCGGGCGCTCTGGCCGATGATGGCCGGCTGGCGCCAGGCATGGCAGGACGGCCTGCATGATGAGCATGACCCCGACTGAAGGGGTGCTGCGCCCGCTGCGGGGCGATGACCTGCCGGCGCTGGCGGCCCTGGAGCGGGACGGCCAGGGCGATCCCTGGGCACCGGGCCAGCTGGAGGCGGCGCTGGTCGACCCCGACACCCTGGTGCTCGGCATCGAGCGCGGGGCGCGGCTGGTGGGCCATGCGGTGGTGGCGAGGCTGCCCTTCGATGCGGAGCTTCAGGCCATCATGGTGGCCGGGGACTGTCGCCGCCAGGGGCTGGCGGGACGGCTGCTCGGGGCGGTGATCGAGACGGCAAGGTCGTGGCGGGTCGAGCGTCTGCTGCTCGAGGTCAGGGCGGGCAACGCCCCGGCCATTGCCCTCTATCGGGGGGCGGGGTTCGTCGACGACGGCCGGCGACGCGGCTACTATCCGCCGCTCGCCGGCCGGGGTCGGGAGGATGCGCTGCTGATGTCCCTCCCGCTGGCCTGAGGCCCACCTCAGCTGTTGGTGGTCTCGACTTCCTCGAACTTGCCCAGCAGGGCGGAGAGGCGACGTTCCCACTCCTGGCGCTCCTGCTTCAGGCGGGCGTTTTCCTCGCGCAGCTCCTCGGCTTCCATCCTCATCAACTCCAGGGCCTCGACGGCGCTGGAGACCTTCTGTTCGAGCTGGTTGAAGAGTTCGATGCTCATCCTGTTCTCCTGACAACATCCTGCTGGTCGGGCCGTGCCCGGTGGGGGTCCTTCAGTCGGGCAGCGTAACGCCGCGGCCGGGGCTCAGCAACCGTCTGTGTCGGGCGACCGGCCCTCGCCGTGCCGGCGATGGAAGAGCCGCCCGGTGCTGTCCCCGGCCCGTACCTCCCGCTGCAGCGTCCAGCCCGCCGGCACCTCCGGGTCGAGCGTCGACTCGGTCTCCAGGTAGACCATGGCGTCGTCGGCGAGCCAGCCCGCCTCCAGGGCGGCGCAGCAGGGCGCGGCGAGGCCCTGGTGGAACGGCGGGTCGAGGAAGACCAGCGAGAAGGGGGAGGGCGCGCCGGCCAGGAAGGCCTGGGCCTCCGCGGTCACCAGCTGGCTGCGGCCGGTGGCGCCCAGGGTCTCGAGGTTCTCGGCCAGCTGTCGTGCCACGCGCGGGTCGCGCTCGACGAACACCGCCTCCCGGGCGCCCCGCGACAGGGCCTCCAGGCCCAGCGCCCCGGTACCCGCGAAGAGATCCAGGACCCGGGCCCCGGGGGTGGCGGCGGCGAGCCAGTTGAACAGGGTCTCGCGCACCCGGTCGGGAGTGGGGCGCAGGCCGGGGTGGTCGGGGACGGGAAGCCGTCGGCGGCGGTATTCGCCACCGATCAGGCGCAGCCGTCCGGGGTTCCGGCGTCCCGGGCCCTTGGTCGGGGCGCCGGAGGCCGGGCGGCGGGGCTTGCGGGAGGGAGGATGGCGGCGTGTCATGGGGCGGATTGTAACCGTCGGCTTGTCCACAGTCATGGTGCGCGATGGTAGGATGTGGCGATTCGTTCATCCGTGAGGCGTGATCCCCCCATGTTCGGTTTTCTCAAGCGCAACAAGAAGCAGGAAGAGCAGCAGACGACGCCGGAACAGGAGGCCGAGCGCCGGTCGGACGAGGACGGGGTGGCCGAGGAGTCCGCCGTGGAGGACGACGCCCTCGCCGAGGCCGAGACGGCCCCGGGCGCGTCCGACGAGGCGTCGCCGTCCCCCGAGCCCGCGGCGGCCTCCGAGCCCGCCGAGCAAGCGGCGCAGGAGGGCGCGTCGACCGTCGAGCCGGAGGAGGTCGCGCCCGAGCCGGTCGCTGCCGAGCCTGAGCCGGCACCGGCGCCCGCCCGGGCCGCCCTGCAGGAGAAGCCGGCCAGCGAGAAGAAGGGCTGGTTCGCCCGCATCCGCGCGGGGCTTGGCAAGACCCGCGCCAACTTCACCGATGGCCTGGCCGACCTCTTCATGGGGCGCAAGCAGATCGATGACGACCTGATGGAGGAACTCGAGACCCAGCTGCTGATGGCGGACGTGGGCATCGAGGCCACCACCGACATCATCGACCGGCTCGCCGACCGGGTCTCGCGCAAGGAGCTCAAGGATCCCCAGGCGCTCTATCGTGCCCTGCAGGAGGAGCTGGCGGCGATGCTCGAGCCGGTCACCCGGCCCCTGGCCCTGCCGCCGAAGGGCGAGGGCCCCTTCGTGATCCTGGTGGTCGGCGTCAACGGGGTGGGCAAGACCACCACCATCGGCAAGCTGACCCAGCGCTTCCAGCGCGACGGCCGCAGCGTGATGCTGGCCGCCGGGGACACCTTCCGGGCGGCCGCCGTGGAGCAGCTCAAGGTCTGGGGCGAGCGCAATGACGTCCCGGTGATCGCCCAGCACACCGGTGCCGACAGCGCCTCGGTGATCTTCGACGCGCTCTCGGCGGCCAGGGCGCGCGGGGTGGACGTGCTGATCGCCGATACCGCCGGGCGCCTGCACAACAAGGCCCACCTGATGGAGGAGCTCAAGAAGGTCCACCGGGTGATGGGCAAGGTCGACGCCAGCGCCCCCCACGAGGTGATGCTGGTGCTCGATGCCGGGACCGGCCAGAACGCCCTCGCCCAGGCCTCGACCTTCAACGAGGCGGTCCCGGTCACGGGCGTGACCCTGACCAAGCTCGACGGCACGGCCAAGGGCGGCATCATCTTCGCCCTGGCGCGACAGCTCGGCACCCCGATCCGCTTCATTGGCGTCGGCGAGTCCCTGGATGACCTGCGCCCCTTCGTGGCGCAGGAGTTCGTCGATGCCCTGTTCGATCGTGAGCAGGACGCGTCCGGGTCATGATCGCCTTCGAGCACGTCGGCAAGCGCTACGGAGGGCGCTTCGAGGCGCTCGCCA from Halomonas aestuarii encodes:
- the ftsY gene encoding signal recognition particle-docking protein FtsY; its protein translation is MFGFLKRNKKQEEQQTTPEQEAERRSDEDGVAEESAVEDDALAEAETAPGASDEASPSPEPAAASEPAEQAAQEGASTVEPEEVAPEPVAAEPEPAPAPARAALQEKPASEKKGWFARIRAGLGKTRANFTDGLADLFMGRKQIDDDLMEELETQLLMADVGIEATTDIIDRLADRVSRKELKDPQALYRALQEELAAMLEPVTRPLALPPKGEGPFVILVVGVNGVGKTTTIGKLTQRFQRDGRSVMLAAGDTFRAAAVEQLKVWGERNDVPVIAQHTGADSASVIFDALSAARARGVDVLIADTAGRLHNKAHLMEELKKVHRVMGKVDASAPHEVMLVLDAGTGQNALAQASTFNEAVPVTGVTLTKLDGTAKGGIIFALARQLGTPIRFIGVGESLDDLRPFVAQEFVDALFDREQDASGS